In one window of Petrotoga mexicana DSM 14811 DNA:
- a CDS encoding P-loop NTPase, producing the protein MNRIYRDQAASLREEFSNTQTKIITVVSGKGGVGKSVLSVNIAADLATHGKRILLFDSDAGFANASILMGNTVKITLSEYMRGNVTFNDCVQDTEYGVKIISSGFDFTDWKVFQNNFTDSIMDEFLNLLKEVDYFIIDVGAGYSEKLNNFYLNSDTIFLITVPEPTAVVNAYTLLKALSVLNVNGEIEIILNMIKNKNEVEMVKSVLSRTAKRFLNREINNFHEISYDENVHLSVKRQIPLISLKENSKFSKDIKKITSDILNIKTSSHINFTQRLKEMFGKGH; encoded by the coding sequence ATGAACCGTATATATCGAGATCAGGCAGCTAGTTTAAGAGAAGAATTTTCTAACACACAAACAAAGATCATAACAGTTGTAAGCGGAAAGGGTGGAGTTGGTAAGTCGGTATTGTCGGTGAATATCGCTGCTGATCTAGCAACACATGGGAAACGAATACTTTTATTTGATTCGGATGCTGGTTTCGCAAACGCTTCTATTCTGATGGGGAATACTGTGAAAATCACGTTGAGCGAATATATGAGGGGTAATGTTACCTTCAACGATTGCGTTCAAGATACGGAGTATGGTGTCAAAATAATAAGCAGCGGTTTTGATTTCACAGATTGGAAGGTCTTTCAAAATAATTTCACTGATTCGATCATGGATGAATTTTTAAATTTGTTGAAAGAAGTCGATTATTTTATAATAGATGTTGGTGCAGGTTATTCTGAAAAACTCAATAATTTTTATCTAAATTCGGATACTATCTTTCTAATAACGGTTCCCGAACCGACAGCGGTAGTTAACGCCTACACCTTGCTGAAAGCTTTATCGGTTTTGAATGTAAATGGGGAAATAGAGATAATTCTAAATATGATCAAAAATAAAAACGAAGTTGAGATGGTTAAATCCGTCTTAAGTAGAACCGCAAAAAGGTTTTTAAACAGAGAAATAAATAACTTTCATGAAATTTCTTACGATGAAAACGTTCATTTGAGTGTGAAGAGGCAGATACCTTTGATTTCATTGAAAGAAAACAGTAAGTTTTCAAAAGATATAAAAAAGATTACCTCCGATATACTCAATATCAAAACCTCTTCCCATATTAATTTTACGCAGAGATTGAAAGAGATGTTTGGGAAAGGACATTGA
- a CDS encoding flagellar brake protein — protein MSDFVEKVSSKNVLYTNMPLDLEIQEKGIQGVYKSILYEYDFNSNLAKIGMPIFKGAYLQIFRGTNLKVRAYSSRAVYLFKSKVYSSGKEGNIRYLIINIPEIIFRVQRREHARIPFSEEGTFYLKEDQENSKTEENLQPTKYRFITKDFSAGGLSIVTSKEMKVGQRITINLVLKNEVRLENIESEVVRFIDKTTSREYIYGIKFLNLTREKEEELVRFVFKFERELFKKI, from the coding sequence ATGTCTGATTTTGTCGAAAAAGTAAGCTCAAAGAATGTTTTATACACTAATATGCCTCTGGATTTGGAAATTCAAGAAAAAGGAATTCAAGGAGTTTATAAAAGTATTCTTTACGAATACGACTTCAACAGTAATCTAGCTAAAATAGGAATGCCCATTTTTAAAGGTGCATATCTGCAAATTTTTCGAGGTACAAATCTAAAAGTAAGAGCATACTCTTCAAGGGCTGTTTATTTATTCAAAAGCAAAGTTTATAGTAGTGGAAAAGAAGGGAATATCAGATACCTTATAATAAACATTCCTGAAATAATTTTTAGAGTACAAAGACGAGAACATGCTAGGATCCCTTTTTCAGAGGAAGGTACCTTTTATCTGAAAGAAGACCAAGAAAATAGTAAAACTGAGGAGAACCTTCAACCTACCAAATACCGGTTTATAACTAAAGATTTCAGTGCTGGAGGATTGTCTATCGTTACCTCTAAAGAGATGAAAGTCGGACAAAGAATAACAATAAATTTAGTTTTAAAAAATGAAGTCAGACTCGAAAACATAGAATCTGAGGTTGTTCGGTTTATTGATAAAACTACAAGTAGAGAATACATTTATGGAATTAAGTTTTTAAACTTAACAAGAGAAAAAGAAGAAGAACTGGTGAGGTTTGTTTTCAAATTCGAGCGAGAGTTATTTAAAAAGATTTGA
- the cheC gene encoding CheY-P phosphatase CheC encodes MSIYDEINEQKLDALKELGNIGAGNAATAISTMLNKKIDITVPSAEIIPLSELWEEFTDPEEITAGSMVEIGGELHGAILFLLGTEETKNILELLMLPRPEDLTQIDEMTSSAIGEIGNIMCSSYISALSNFTGLNIHSLPPKITVDMLTAIVSESSLMVTEGSDFVILIRTEINIEEYEGNVKGFLIYLSDEQNILKLLKTLGMGTNND; translated from the coding sequence ATGTCCATCTATGATGAGATTAACGAACAAAAATTGGATGCATTGAAGGAATTAGGAAACATAGGTGCAGGTAATGCAGCGACAGCTATTTCAACGATGTTGAACAAGAAAATTGATATCACAGTTCCTTCTGCTGAAATTATTCCTCTTTCAGAATTATGGGAGGAGTTTACTGATCCTGAAGAGATAACAGCAGGGTCGATGGTAGAAATCGGTGGGGAACTGCACGGGGCAATTTTGTTTCTGCTAGGAACCGAAGAGACTAAAAATATTTTAGAGTTGTTAATGCTTCCTAGACCTGAAGACTTAACCCAAATTGATGAAATGACTTCTTCAGCCATCGGTGAAATTGGCAATATTATGTGTAGCTCTTATATATCCGCACTTTCAAATTTCACAGGTTTGAACATACATTCTTTGCCCCCAAAAATTACAGTGGATATGTTAACAGCCATAGTTTCTGAATCTTCTCTTATGGTTACTGAAGGTAGCGATTTTGTAATCCTAATTAGAACAGAAATAAATATTGAAGAGTATGAAGGGAACGTAAAAGGCTTCTTAATATATTTATCAGACGAACAAAATATTTTAAAATTATTAAAAACCTTAGGAATGGGGACGAATAATGACTGA
- the cheD gene encoding chemoreceptor glutamine deamidase/glutamate methylesterase CheD: MTESKKKIIGIGEYIVDKNPAILVTLGLGSCVAVCLRDKKNLIGGLVHVMLPESRSSKKDEKIGKYADTGIKAIIDGIVDLGGNVKYLEAKIAGGAAMFKNSNNSLNVGAKNVEAVRQILKENDIKIIAEDTGGNRARSVEFNISNGELKVKKVGGGEKVEITVI, from the coding sequence ATGACTGAGAGCAAGAAAAAAATAATAGGAATTGGAGAATACATAGTAGATAAAAATCCGGCGATTTTGGTCACGTTAGGGTTAGGTTCCTGTGTGGCGGTTTGTTTACGAGATAAAAAAAACCTCATTGGAGGGTTAGTCCACGTAATGCTTCCTGAAAGTAGAAGCAGCAAAAAGGATGAAAAGATCGGTAAATATGCAGACACAGGTATAAAAGCGATAATAGATGGAATTGTTGATTTAGGTGGAAACGTTAAATATCTGGAAGCTAAGATAGCGGGAGGAGCAGCGATGTTCAAAAACTCCAATAATTCTTTGAATGTTGGAGCCAAGAACGTTGAAGCTGTGAGACAAATTTTGAAAGAAAACGACATAAAAATAATCGCTGAAGATACTGGAGGAAATAGAGCTAGAAGTGTTGAATTTAACATTTCAAATGGGGAACTAAAGGTTAAGAAGGTTGGCGGAGGAGAAAAGGTTGAAATCACAGTAATTTAA
- a CDS encoding sigma-70 family RNA polymerase sigma factor translates to MKYKINEEQLVMEFLPKIKIIALNLKTTLPKNIDVEDLIQEGIIGLLQSYKRYNPEKGTSFYTYALKRIKGSMYDYLRRIDWLPKEIRSLVKKYEDLIYECKDNEYIDDNSVAEKLHIEKNDVDKIKFSLSKRQILQLDEYFLNSEEENWLEYIQEENDPEILAYKDILHDKLKESIEKLEEREKLILSLYYNEGLTFKEIGNVLEISESRVSQLHSVILVKLKKMIQGSE, encoded by the coding sequence ATGAAATACAAAATTAATGAAGAACAATTGGTAATGGAATTTTTGCCGAAAATAAAGATTATAGCTTTAAATTTAAAAACCACTTTACCTAAAAATATAGACGTGGAGGATTTGATTCAGGAGGGGATTATAGGATTACTTCAATCATATAAGAGATACAACCCGGAGAAAGGCACTTCTTTTTACACCTATGCTTTAAAAAGGATAAAAGGTTCTATGTATGATTATCTAAGGAGGATAGATTGGCTTCCAAAAGAGATAAGGAGTTTAGTAAAAAAGTACGAAGATTTGATTTATGAATGTAAAGATAATGAGTACATAGACGATAATTCAGTAGCAGAAAAACTTCATATTGAAAAAAATGATGTTGACAAGATAAAGTTCTCCTTGAGTAAAAGGCAGATCCTTCAGTTGGATGAATATTTTTTAAACAGCGAAGAAGAGAACTGGCTTGAATATATACAGGAAGAAAACGACCCTGAAATACTTGCTTATAAAGATATCTTACATGACAAATTAAAAGAAAGTATCGAGAAACTAGAAGAAAGAGAAAAACTGATACTCTCCCTTTATTACAACGAAGGTTTAACCTTTAAAGAAATTGGAAATGTTTTAGAAATAAGTGAATCACGGGTTTCTCAGTTACATTCAGTAATATTGGTTAAATTAAAAAAAATGATTCAAGGAAGTGAATAA
- a CDS encoding DEAD/DEAH box helicase encodes MIRKELVNFLDSIKKVNKQKILVLPDGYLQDFDEDGEIFIYPDFDIFPFENLDISPNIKANRMKTLYALLTKKSATILTTFSSLIKYTLPKNEFVSKKIKVGDTFDLESNVPYNLGYNLSEEVTSPGEYSKRGFVRDFFIPIYEQPVRIELWDDEIDRISLFDTYSQRSIENLNEVEIIPGSEILKFGNNLKIYEERLKKYINEANGKELLTLDQFNTLPGIFYKDKNTILSYLNEDRDIYLINKEEIIKSYSEKEKENYEMCDTELKRKIYKMFSGHNLEILNKIKYDEVKLTLEKIYFIKPKKEDKRLEYIPLLDWEDLNEGDLVVHEDYGIGIYHGVNKVETPLGLREFVTLEYSDNSRVYVPVGRLDKLSKYIGDPESVKISSLNSKRWKNTKQKVKEEIKLKIKELQKIYALRENQRGIQLFGDSELEEKFKETFPYVETPDQEKSISEVMKDLESEKPMDRLLSGDSGFGKTEVAMRAAFRTVVSNYQVLLLAPTTILAKQHYENFKQRMDPFGIKIALVTRHKTPKEKKDLFESIKKGQVDIVIGTHALLSDLLQVKNLGLVIVDEEQRFGVLQKEKFKKLSEGVNFLMMSATPIPRTLYMSISGLRDISTISTPPVGRLPIQTFIGKYSDKLVRTAILREKSRGGQTIYIHNRVQELNELYKKLQNLVPEVKITMVHGGTPKKEFIKSINELYDGNIDLLLSTTIIENGIDIPNVNTLILDDPERYGISQLYQIKGRVGRSNRRAFVYFLFKKEVTPQTKKRLEAIKQYNEPGSGLKLALRDLEIRGYGDILGIEQKGHINAIGYHLYHEMLNKILFEYGINKEEEIQKPQTYTEIKGIKGSIVIPESYISNSIERMRIYRRISVAKTVDDVEDIRSEIRDKYGKLPEEVERLFQYALIKVKANMEGIKEIEIGDTYISFKFENDVNPVIEKYNKYSRKITFYPETKELISYGPKDHMKYMEKVFS; translated from the coding sequence TTGATTAGAAAAGAACTTGTAAATTTTCTAGACTCGATAAAAAAAGTCAACAAACAGAAAATTTTAGTTTTACCGGATGGATATCTCCAAGATTTCGATGAGGATGGAGAGATTTTCATTTATCCGGATTTTGACATATTTCCATTTGAAAATTTGGATATCTCTCCAAACATCAAAGCAAATAGGATGAAAACATTATATGCCTTATTAACGAAAAAGAGCGCTACTATTTTAACTACTTTTTCATCTTTAATAAAGTACACCTTACCTAAAAATGAATTTGTAAGCAAAAAGATCAAAGTTGGAGATACGTTCGATCTTGAATCTAATGTTCCTTACAACTTAGGATACAACCTTTCTGAAGAGGTAACTAGTCCTGGAGAATATTCTAAAAGAGGTTTTGTAAGGGACTTTTTTATTCCAATTTACGAACAACCTGTAAGAATAGAATTATGGGATGATGAAATAGATAGAATATCTCTTTTCGATACATATTCTCAAAGATCGATTGAAAATTTAAATGAAGTAGAGATAATTCCCGGATCTGAAATCCTGAAATTTGGCAACAACTTAAAAATTTACGAGGAGAGGTTAAAAAAATATATTAATGAAGCAAATGGGAAAGAGCTACTAACTCTTGATCAATTCAACACTCTCCCAGGAATCTTTTACAAAGATAAAAATACAATATTAAGTTATCTAAATGAAGACAGAGATATTTATTTAATAAACAAAGAAGAAATCATAAAATCTTACTCGGAAAAAGAAAAAGAAAATTATGAAATGTGTGACACCGAACTAAAACGAAAAATATATAAAATGTTTTCAGGACATAACCTTGAAATTTTGAACAAAATAAAATACGATGAAGTAAAACTTACCTTAGAAAAGATTTATTTTATCAAACCCAAAAAGGAAGACAAAAGGTTGGAATATATACCCCTTCTTGATTGGGAAGATCTAAATGAAGGGGACTTGGTGGTACACGAAGATTATGGAATAGGAATATATCACGGCGTTAACAAAGTTGAGACCCCTTTGGGTTTGAGAGAGTTTGTAACATTAGAATATTCAGATAATTCAAGGGTATACGTCCCAGTAGGTAGGTTAGACAAACTATCTAAATACATCGGAGACCCTGAATCAGTTAAAATATCTTCTTTGAACAGCAAAAGGTGGAAAAATACGAAGCAAAAGGTAAAAGAAGAAATTAAACTAAAGATCAAAGAACTTCAAAAAATCTATGCATTAAGAGAAAATCAACGAGGGATACAACTATTCGGAGATTCTGAATTGGAAGAAAAATTCAAAGAAACCTTTCCTTACGTTGAAACACCTGACCAAGAAAAGAGTATCAGCGAGGTTATGAAAGATCTTGAAAGTGAAAAACCAATGGACAGATTGTTGTCAGGTGATTCTGGATTTGGTAAAACTGAAGTTGCTATGAGAGCAGCTTTCAGAACGGTTGTTTCGAATTATCAAGTGCTACTATTAGCTCCAACAACGATACTCGCTAAACAGCATTACGAAAATTTCAAACAAAGAATGGACCCTTTTGGAATTAAGATAGCTTTAGTTACTCGTCATAAAACACCAAAAGAAAAGAAAGATCTTTTTGAAAGCATAAAAAAAGGCCAAGTAGATATAGTAATAGGGACGCACGCTTTATTATCAGATTTACTGCAGGTAAAAAACCTTGGGTTAGTGATAGTAGACGAAGAACAAAGATTTGGAGTACTTCAAAAAGAAAAATTCAAAAAGTTAAGCGAGGGAGTAAACTTCCTTATGATGAGTGCCACTCCTATACCTAGAACCCTATACATGTCGATTAGCGGTTTAAGGGACATATCCACGATATCGACGCCGCCTGTAGGTAGGTTACCTATTCAAACATTTATTGGGAAATATTCAGATAAGTTAGTACGTACGGCTATTTTGAGAGAGAAATCTAGAGGCGGACAAACGATCTATATTCACAACAGAGTGCAAGAATTGAATGAACTGTACAAAAAATTACAAAACCTTGTTCCAGAAGTTAAGATAACAATGGTACATGGTGGAACACCAAAAAAGGAATTCATAAAATCTATTAACGAGTTGTACGATGGAAATATCGATCTACTTCTTTCAACAACAATAATAGAAAATGGGATAGATATACCCAATGTTAATACCCTTATCCTAGACGATCCAGAAAGATATGGAATCTCTCAGTTATATCAAATTAAAGGAAGAGTTGGAAGATCTAACAGAAGAGCTTTTGTCTACTTTCTTTTTAAAAAAGAAGTCACCCCTCAAACCAAAAAAAGGCTGGAAGCGATCAAACAGTACAATGAACCAGGAAGTGGATTAAAGCTTGCTTTGAGAGATTTAGAAATTCGTGGATACGGGGATATATTGGGAATAGAGCAAAAAGGTCATATTAATGCGATAGGGTACCATCTATACCATGAGATGTTGAATAAAATTTTATTCGAATATGGAATTAACAAGGAAGAAGAAATTCAAAAACCTCAAACCTATACAGAAATAAAAGGTATAAAAGGTTCCATAGTTATTCCAGAATCATATATCTCTAATTCTATTGAAAGAATGAGAATATATAGAAGAATATCGGTGGCTAAAACAGTTGATGATGTTGAGGATATAAGGTCTGAAATACGCGATAAATACGGTAAACTTCCAGAAGAAGTAGAAAGATTATTTCAGTACGCTCTGATAAAAGTTAAAGCTAATATGGAAGGAATTAAAGAGATAGAAATAGGAGACACATACATATCTTTTAAATTCGAAAATGATGTAAATCCTGTCATTGAAAAATACAATAAATATTCAAGAAAGATTACTTTTTATCCAGAAACGAAAGAGCTCATTAGTTATGGGCCAAAAGACCATATGAAATACATGGAAAAGGTTTTTTCATAA
- the mnmE gene encoding tRNA uridine-5-carboxymethylaminomethyl(34) synthesis GTPase MnmE, producing the protein MLNDTIVAISSPIGTGAIGVVRISGNHVKNIIDQALKRKKYTPKKMYYGWLYNKEGEKVDEITWVYHSQPHSYTGEDMLEIFCHGGKLITYAVFNTIIKYGARQALPGEFTKRAVLNGKMDLIKAEAVNNVITSETEISLKASFNQLKNALSEKINNIKNSLLNISAQIEVEMDYPDDIEFEDHNLKNKLVHIVNSMDQLLKEADNGIIAVEGVRTVIVGKPNSGKSTLLNAFLRKDRAIVTDIPGTTRDTIEENLNINGIYLKLIDTAGIRYTEDTLERVGIERTINSIKNSHLILFVLDGTTPFTQEDEIIYTKLNELGDKIVIIVLNKSDSPNFKESNYLSLKQKNQNDFVIISAKNGEIKTLEDKIYEKFFEKVNIEEPTLTNQRQKMTLESSKESVLNAINSLEKGFSNDVIMYDIRKALEKIYELSGENYTEQLLDKIFSTFCVGK; encoded by the coding sequence ATGTTGAATGATACAATAGTTGCCATTTCATCTCCAATTGGCACGGGAGCTATAGGGGTGGTAAGAATTTCGGGCAATCACGTTAAAAACATAATAGATCAAGCATTAAAAAGAAAAAAATATACCCCTAAGAAGATGTACTATGGTTGGCTTTACAATAAAGAAGGAGAAAAAGTCGATGAGATTACCTGGGTATACCATTCACAACCTCACTCTTATACAGGAGAGGATATGCTTGAAATATTTTGCCATGGTGGTAAACTTATCACTTATGCTGTATTCAATACAATTATAAAATATGGGGCAAGACAAGCTTTACCTGGAGAGTTTACAAAACGTGCTGTTTTAAACGGTAAGATGGATCTCATAAAAGCAGAAGCTGTAAACAATGTGATTACTTCAGAGACTGAAATCTCTTTAAAAGCGTCTTTTAATCAACTTAAAAATGCTCTTTCTGAAAAAATCAATAACATAAAAAACAGTTTGCTAAATATCTCTGCCCAGATCGAGGTAGAAATGGATTATCCAGATGACATAGAATTTGAAGATCACAATTTGAAAAACAAATTAGTTCATATCGTAAATAGTATGGATCAACTACTAAAAGAAGCTGACAATGGTATTATAGCCGTTGAAGGTGTTAGAACAGTTATAGTAGGAAAACCGAACTCCGGGAAAAGCACCTTGTTAAACGCCTTTTTGAGAAAAGATAGAGCAATTGTAACAGACATTCCTGGGACAACTAGGGATACTATAGAAGAAAATCTGAACATAAACGGTATATACTTAAAACTTATAGATACAGCCGGAATACGATACACAGAAGACACGTTGGAAAGGGTTGGAATAGAAAGGACCATAAATTCCATAAAGAACTCTCATCTAATCTTGTTTGTCTTGGATGGCACAACCCCTTTTACACAGGAAGATGAAATAATTTATACTAAATTAAATGAATTGGGAGATAAAATTGTTATAATTGTATTGAATAAATCCGATTCTCCTAATTTTAAAGAGAGCAATTATCTTTCTTTGAAACAAAAAAATCAAAATGATTTTGTTATAATTTCTGCAAAGAACGGAGAGATTAAAACTTTGGAAGATAAGATATATGAAAAGTTTTTTGAAAAGGTCAACATAGAAGAGCCAACTCTAACTAACCAAAGGCAAAAGATGACCTTAGAATCATCTAAAGAGTCCGTTTTAAACGCCATCAATTCGCTAGAGAAAGGTTTTTCTAACGATGTAATTATGTACGACATAAGAAAAGCACTTGAAAAGATCTATGAACTCTCTGGCGAAAATTATACTGAACAATTACTGGATAAAATCTTTTCCACGTTCTGCGTTGGAAAGTAG
- a CDS encoding ABC transporter permease codes for MKVLKMSWYEIKKVLRNRGVLILSVIIPIILAYFGSSFYPTDMAQDFQLALYNEDNSLLGNLGFILIKQFLNFENTIEIKNEEQLNQLIKEANYDSILIIPKGFTQDLVDRKQTVLYIIPNPHKIQNSMMVYTGFKAVFDELAGIPEIKVGSTTEFLLQGGIGIDETRPKPEIKMLIPNASDGSLVVSPTTNLGINDMFAPIVAVVVILLLSMIGIASSIGQAREVGLLDLYISNGLKTREFILSKIISYIIIGFVAGMFSWYMFRIFGVQSQGNPWNLILLVLVSVFSFTSFGLFLSSFLKTARAASFLVTAMIGGMLVFGGVLIPIPTGSILEKTANLFPVKYSLDGWRKITVLGYGLSDLSFEILILLGFGIVFCVASLLLIQATQET; via the coding sequence ATGAAAGTTTTGAAGATGTCATGGTATGAGATAAAAAAAGTACTTAGAAATCGAGGAGTATTAATCTTAAGTGTTATAATACCTATTATTTTAGCCTATTTTGGCTCTTCATTCTATCCTACTGATATGGCGCAAGATTTCCAATTAGCTTTATACAATGAAGATAACAGTCTTTTAGGTAATTTAGGTTTTATTTTGATAAAACAATTTTTGAATTTTGAGAACACCATTGAAATTAAAAATGAGGAACAATTAAATCAACTAATTAAAGAAGCAAACTATGATTCAATACTGATCATTCCAAAAGGTTTTACGCAAGATTTAGTTGATCGCAAGCAAACGGTTTTGTACATAATACCAAATCCTCACAAAATTCAGAATAGTATGATGGTCTATACCGGATTTAAAGCTGTTTTTGATGAGCTTGCAGGGATACCCGAAATAAAAGTGGGCTCCACTACGGAATTCTTACTTCAAGGAGGTATTGGAATCGATGAAACGAGGCCCAAACCAGAGATAAAAATGCTTATTCCTAACGCCTCAGATGGTTCTTTGGTTGTTTCTCCCACCACAAATTTAGGGATTAATGATATGTTTGCTCCCATCGTAGCGGTGGTTGTAATCCTCTTGTTATCTATGATAGGAATAGCCTCTTCTATCGGTCAAGCTAGAGAAGTTGGATTACTGGATCTATACATATCAAACGGATTAAAAACGCGGGAATTCATTTTATCAAAAATAATATCGTACATAATAATAGGCTTCGTTGCAGGGATGTTCTCGTGGTATATGTTCAGAATTTTTGGCGTTCAATCCCAAGGTAATCCATGGAATTTAATCTTACTCGTTTTAGTATCTGTATTCTCTTTCACCTCTTTTGGTTTGTTTTTATCTTCTTTTTTAAAAACGGCTCGTGCTGCCTCTTTCCTTGTAACGGCAATGATAGGAGGGATGTTGGTCTTTGGTGGTGTTTTGATCCCAATACCTACAGGAAGTATTCTTGAAAAGACAGCAAACCTATTTCCTGTTAAATACTCTTTAGATGGCTGGAGAAAAATAACGGTATTAGGGTATGGCTTAAGTGATCTAAGTTTTGAAATCTTAATATTGTTAGGTTTTGGAATTGTTTTCTGTGTGGCATCATTGTTGCTAATTCAAGCCACGCAAGAAACATAG
- a CDS encoding SAM hydrolase/SAM-dependent halogenase family protein gives MNVIAFLTDWGLSSYYVSVCKSVIKRINKNADIIDITHSAGHFNIKKYAALIFRACRDFEEGTVFLCVVDPTVGSPRKPIALKTSKYNYYFVGPDNGLFTLVIQEFGVEESVELADKRFFYKTDYSSTFHGRDIFAPVTAYISKGINIDHFGPKTEKLVTFEVQKPIIEGNKVICDYLYSDDFGNIETNLSSNYLEHLDLGKKVTVEINGAKNTARVVNNYAEVKKGELLLHIDSSGFYEISANQSNAAHKFNLTDDFEGKVKIYLEL, from the coding sequence ATGAATGTTATAGCCTTTTTAACGGATTGGGGACTTTCTTCATATTATGTCTCCGTGTGTAAATCCGTTATAAAAAGAATAAATAAAAATGCTGATATAATTGATATCACACATAGTGCAGGACATTTTAATATAAAGAAGTATGCAGCTCTAATTTTCAGGGCTTGTCGAGATTTTGAAGAAGGTACCGTCTTTTTGTGTGTTGTTGATCCAACCGTAGGTAGCCCTAGGAAACCGATCGCTTTGAAAACGTCAAAATACAACTATTATTTTGTTGGTCCAGATAACGGTTTATTTACTTTGGTGATCCAAGAGTTCGGAGTTGAAGAATCTGTTGAGTTAGCCGACAAGAGATTTTTCTATAAAACCGATTATTCATCAACATTTCATGGGCGTGATATATTTGCACCAGTGACTGCATACATTTCTAAAGGTATCAATATCGATCATTTTGGACCAAAAACTGAAAAATTAGTAACTTTCGAAGTACAAAAACCTATCATTGAAGGCAACAAAGTAATATGTGATTATTTATATTCAGATGATTTTGGGAATATAGAAACTAACTTATCTTCCAACTATCTTGAGCATTTAGATCTAGGCAAAAAGGTAACAGTTGAAATAAACGGAGCAAAAAACACAGCAAGAGTCGTTAATAACTACGCTGAAGTAAAGAAAGGTGAATTATTGTTACATATTGATAGCTCAGGATTTTATGAGATTTCTGCCAATCAATCAAATGCAGCTCATAAATTTAACCTAACCGATGATTTTGAAGGGAAGGTAAAGATTTATCTTGAATTATAA
- a CDS encoding IMPACT family protein: protein MNYKSIKDPIEVTYTVERSKFIGNIAKVNSVDEAQKFIKEISQRYNNATHNCWAYKVHEKGRGIANYSDNNEPSGTAGKPIYGVIEKFGLSNVAIVVTRYFGGVKLGIRGLIDAYSKTAEEVVKASKVVTYEKTFIYEAKCDYSNFSFIQNLIQKQNNFKIIEQNFSDEVYFIFEVLEHNQEDVLSLIKNKVYNLNFIGNSEGIS, encoded by the coding sequence TTGAATTATAAATCCATAAAAGATCCTATCGAAGTTACATATACGGTAGAAAGATCAAAATTTATTGGAAATATCGCCAAGGTCAACTCGGTTGATGAAGCACAAAAATTTATAAAAGAGATTTCTCAAAGATATAATAACGCCACACACAACTGTTGGGCTTATAAGGTGCATGAGAAAGGAAGGGGAATCGCTAATTATTCTGATAACAACGAACCATCTGGCACCGCGGGTAAGCCTATTTACGGGGTAATAGAAAAATTTGGTCTATCAAACGTGGCGATAGTAGTTACGAGGTATTTTGGAGGAGTGAAATTAGGGATTCGGGGTTTAATAGATGCGTATTCTAAAACTGCTGAAGAAGTTGTTAAAGCCTCTAAAGTAGTCACCTACGAGAAGACATTTATTTACGAGGCAAAATGTGACTACAGTAATTTTTCCTTCATACAAAATCTCATTCAAAAACAGAATAACTTCAAAATAATAGAGCAAAATTTTTCAGACGAAGTTTATTTCATATTTGAAGTATTGGAGCATAATCAAGAAGACGTTTTATCATTAATAAAAAACAAGGTGTACAATTTAAATTTTATCGGCAATTCGGAGGGAATTTCATGA